In Cryptomeria japonica chromosome 10, Sugi_1.0, whole genome shotgun sequence, a genomic segment contains:
- the LOC131077832 gene encoding uncharacterized protein LOC131077832, with protein MENQGLASSLDLEMVDPSSLMHVSNKDRTELPPSGEGTSSSKGSFRIKKANGCLERSEDRPVLVIQPKQVLEDVDYWGKHSLICKFLGLRLSLPVLESWARRVWKPEGDMEILLAANNYFLVIFSSIADRNRAFEGGPYFFNQVGLFIKPWHMGFNSAEEIPSWVPVWVRLSRLPLEFWREDILHSISLLLGKPVGSASQTQDRKVISFARICVEVDLNNPLPDSMEICMGSSSWIQQLDYETLPFRCRICHEYGHLHRRCPRLNSSPLPASEPPRLNKGKAPVSDEPVDKEGFTLVKSRNKGKGKKRPWMDRQNEDTFNRFEVLDSVVQEDGIPTELSSGVKGQVENQENIGGLQESQITVGNASLTSCPEALKASADPVKGAKAPPALGLHQKHFKKGPLDKQSRSGRKTDQEKVKIMGDTLVESGQKAVRRLIESQAPDVVFIQETKLTVDGLNNCALRIWPQGYWQGVGALGSSGGVACFWNPRKVSPLWWVSSRSSISMVASIFQTGERCLFSNIYAPTDLPGKTHLWDHINFVRSLEPFLPWILAGDFNVVISMDEKRGGLARLDPSSLLLRDNIGLLNLVDVKPINGVFTWNNRRCGDEAISERLDRFLVSYYWMSRRWTTSSDILDWRGSDHWPIKLCVLSYGITKNPSFKFQLMWLRDHSLRDLVLDWWYEGLPAHGRAMYTFSKWLQYVKYRLKRWNKQCFGNLHAQKLAAQSKLDSITRQIRDHGLSSDLLNAESLALKGLEEWELREEIFWKQKSRIDWLQEGDRNTSFFHNSVKARRQGSSFSMLLSSDGTQLSSCGEISREAVNYFSNLFTREDIPARSEKRAILDSIPCLVSDEMNGALLGPILLLELEKVVFSMKKGKAPGPDGFPIEFFQEFWEIIKFDLLEVVQGSLRNKQMLKSLNSTFLALIPKKEGANRMDQFRPIALCNVVYKIITKLIAERLKPLLGALISTEQGGYVEGRQILDGVVIASEVIHSMASSKERAMFIKLDMAKAYDRVSWEFLQNILLAFGFKEEWVSWVLSCVTSSSFSILINGESSDWFSASRGLWQGDPLSPYLFIIMAEGLGRFIKSQVRQGRIHGWSWNNDLPPCSHLQFVDDTALMGLARVSEAVNFRRTLDIYLKAAGQSINDDKSSIYFFNTPRLIQNRIARILRFQIGSLPLMYLGIPLALGPQRRDFWQGILDKFRSKVSHWTYRWLSSTGRVLLLKTVVQALPIYRCCVQNPPASFMRKFDALSRQFLWSRNLLSSKWSLVKWESVCRLKHAGGLGLRSMALMVSALAAKLYWRWCNNQDQEWAKILSFKYVPGVESQEVPWIALLGKGSCIWDILKKGAQLVRNGLFWICNNGSDALFWLDSWDGHPPILSSFPQLLPLCQMFSDAGWIKVEHFKTVKRMGHLEVSCWKDPQEWPVGGSEEDRAALCKVLEGRLCSSLKERDKLAWSPSPKGNYTVAQGYAMLDRNLHGPAEVPWWRKVWNNFSWPKCNFFLWLVAQRKCLTWENLRKRGFQGPSICVLCLSSEECSSHLFFHCPYSREIWHRWWEAWHHGCIHASSLIEFWESLGRPPAKTPFLQVAWFIGPSFILWNLWLERNRRVFCDSRLDSGQLWTKIISRLQETIHAKCDMSVSIDPGDVTVVRDLSLGVNSRGCSANIIPRRVKRRICRDGRWAPPPDGVLKINTDGSSRGNPGHAGIGGIGRSKDGDVVFCFSVYKGLYSNNLMEALAIKTAVERGCSLGWRRIICESDSQIVVDMLNNQRLDGVSWHLALMVRQILSVCSSLESVSFCHIPREWNTVADCLAKWASEKGDGWDISGRGELPSDYRGILERALMEDRTM; from the exons ATGGAGAATCAAGGCCTTGCTTCTTCCCTAGATTTGGAGATGGTAGATCCATCCTCTTTGATGCATGTCAGTAACAAGGATCGGACTGAGCTTCCCCCTTCTGGGGAGGGTACCTCCTCGTCAAAAGGGTCTTTTCGAATTAAAAAAGCTAATGGATGTTTGGAGAGATCAGAAGATAGACCAGTTTTGGTTATTCAACCTAAGCAGGTTTTAGAAGATGTTGATTACTGGGGCAAGCACTCTCTTATATGCAAATTTTTGGGCCTTCGTCTCTCTCTTCCTGTGTTGGAATCCTGGGCACGTCGGGTTTGGAAACCTGAAGGAGATATGGAGATTCTTTTAGCGGCTAATAACTACTTCCTGGTTATTTTTTCAAGCATAGCAGACAGGAATAGggcttttgagggtggcccttatttcTTTAACCAAGTTGGGCTCTTTATCAAGCCTTGGCATATGGGCTTCAACTCTGCGGAAGAGATCCCGTCGTGGGTACCTGTGTGGGTTCGTTTGTCGAGGCTTCCGTTGGAATTTTGGAGGGAAGATATCCTCCACTCAATCTCTTTACTTCTTGGGAAACCTGTTGGATCGGCTTCACAGACTCAAGATCGTAAGGTAATCTCCTTTGCTCgcatttgtgttgaagttgatttgaataatccATTACCAGACTCTATGGAAATTTGCATGGGTTCTTCCTCCTGGATTCAGCAGCTAGATTACGAAACCCTTCCATTCAGATGCAGAATTTGCCATGAATATGGTCATCTTCATCGCAGATGCCCCAGATTGAATTCTTCCCCCTTGCCTGCCTCTGAACCTCCTAGGTTGAACAAGGGGAAAGCCCCGGTGTCTGATGAGCCTGTTGATAAGGAGGGATTTACCCTAGTTAAATCTCGTAATAAAGGCAAAGGCAAGAAGAGACCTTGGATGGATAGACAGAATGAGGACACATTTAATAGGTTTGAGGTTCTGGATAGCGTAGTCCAAGAAGATGGTATTCCAACTGAGCTTTCTTCTGGGGTTAAGGGTCAAGTAGAGAATCAAGAG AATATTGGTGGCCTCCAGGAGTCACAGATTACGGTGGGTAATGCTAGCTTGACTTCTTGTCCGGAAGCTTTGAAGGCATCCGCGGATCCTGTAAAGGGTGCTAAGGCTCCTCCTGCCTTAGGCTTgcatcaaaaacattttaaaaaggggCCTCTAGATAAACAGTCAAGGAGTGGAAGGAAGACTGATCAAGAGAAGGTCAAGATTATGGGGGATACTTTGGTTGAGTCTGG ACAAAAGGCTGTTCGCAGATTAATCGAGTCTCAGGCTCCAGATGTGGTATtcattcaggaaaccaagcttACAGTGGATGGTTTGAATAATTGTGCTCTGCGTATCTGGCCCCAAGGCTACTGGCAGGGGGTGGGGGCGTTGGGCAGTTCTGGGGGGGTGGCTTGCTTTTGGAACCCGAGGAAAGTCTCCCCCTTATGGTGGGTCTCTAGTCGGTCTTCTATCTCTATGGTGGCTTCCATTTTCCAAACtggtgaaagatgtcttttctccAATATTTACGCTCCTACTGATCTTCCAGGTAAGACACACCTTTGGGATCATATCAATTTTGTTCGTTCTTTGGAACCGTTTCTCCCATGGATTTTGGCTGGTGACTTTAATGTTGTTATTAGTATGGATGAAAAACGAGGAGGGTTAGCCAGGCTTGATCCTTCCTCTCTTTTGctcagagataatattggtctccTTAACCTTGTTGACGTGAAGCCAATCAATGGAgtttttacttggaataataggcgGTGTGGTGATGAGGCTATCTCAGAACGGCTTGATAGATTTCTGGTTTCCTATTATTGGATGAGTAGAAGGTGGACTACCAGTTCTGATATCCTGGATTGGAGGGGATCTGATCACTGGCCTATCAAACTTTGTGTCCTCTCTTATGGGATCACCAAAAATCCGtccttcaaatttcaattgatgtggttACGGGATCACTCTCTTCGGGATCTGGTGCTGGATTGGTGGTACGAAGGGCTTCCTGCCCATGGGAGGGCCATGTACACTTTTAGCAAATGGCTCCAATATGTGAAGTATAGGCttaagaggtggaataaacaatgttttgggaatctGCATGCTCAGAAACTTGCTGCTCAATCTAAGCTGGATAGTATTACTCGTCAGATTCGAGACCATGGGTTGTCCTCTGACCTTTTGAATGCTGAGTCCTTGGCTCTTAAGGGCTTAGAAGAGTGGGAGCTTCGGGAGGAGATTTTCTGGAAGCAAAaatctcgtattgattggcttcaggaGGGGGACAGGAACACATCTTTCTTCCATAATTCGGTCAAGGCCCGTAGGCAGGGTAGCTCCTTTTCCATGCTTCTCTCGAGTGATGGGACCCAACTCTCGTCCTGTGGTGAAATTTCGAGGGAAGCTGTCAACTATTTTTCTAATCTTTTTACTAGGGAGGATATTCCTGCTAGATCCGAGAAGAGGGCTATCTTGGATTCTATTCCTTGCTTGGTCTCAGATGAGATGAATGGGGCTCTTTTGGGTCCAATTCTGCTGCTTGAATTGGAGAAGGTTGTGTTTAGTATGAAAAAAGGCAAAGCTCCTGGCCCAGATGGGTTTCCGATTGAGTTCTTCCAGGAATTTTGGGAAATAATAAAGTTTGATCTCCTTGAGGTGGTTCAGGGATCCCTTAGGAACAAACAAATGCTTAAGTCTCTGAATTCTACTTTTCTAGCTCTCATacctaagaaggagggggctaatcGGATGGATCAATTCAGGCCTATTGCTTTATGCAATGTTGTCTACAAGATCATCACCAAATTGATTGCTGAGAGACTCAAACCTCTCCTTGGTGCTTTGATTTCTACTGAGCAGGGAGGCTATGTGGAAGGGAGACAAATCTTGGATGGTGTCGTGATTGCTTCAGAGGTTATTCACTctatggcttcctctaaggagaggGCGATGTTCATTAAGCTtgacatggctaaagcttatgatcggGTGAGCTGGGAGTTCCTTCAGAATATCCTCTTGGCCTTTGGCTTTAAAGAGGAATGGGTGAGTTGGGTTCTCAGTTGTGTTACCTCATCCTCCTTCTCCATTCTCATTAATGGGGAATCTTCAGATTGGTTTAGTGCTTCTCGGGGACTCTGGCAAGGGGACCCTCTTTCCCCTTATCTTTTCATTATCATGGCGGAAGGTCTTGGTAGATTTATTAAATCTCAGGTGCGGCAGGGTCGTATTCACGGCTGGAGCTGGAACAATGATCTCCCTCCCTGTTCTCAccttcaatttgtggatgatactgctTTGATGGGCTTGGCTAGAGTTAGTGAGGCAGTAAATTTCAGGAGAACTTTAGACATCTACTTGAAAGCTGCTGGTCAGAGTATTAATGATGATAAATCTTCCATTTATTTCTTTAATACTCCTCGTCTCATTCAGAACAGGATTGCCAGGATCCTTAGATTCCAAATTGGATCGCTTCCCCTGATGTACCTAGGGATTCCTTTGGCTTTGGGACCCCAACGGAGAGATTTTTGGCAGGGGATTTTGGATAAGTTCCGGAGTAAGGTTAGTCATTGGACTTACAGATGGCTCTCTTCTACTGGTAGAGTGCTTCTCCTTAAAACTGTGGTGCAGGCTCTCCCTAtttataggtgttgtgtgcagaatCCTCCTGCCTCCTTTATGAGGAAGTTTGATGCTCTTTCCCGGCAATTCCTTTGGTCGAGAAACCTTCTTTCTTCGAAGTGGAGTTTAGTCAAGTGGGAGTCTGTCTGTAGGTTGAAGCATGCTGGGGGCCTTGGCCTTAGGTCTATGGCTCTTATGGTTTCGGCTTTGGCAGCTAAGCTGTACTGGAGATGGTGCAACAACCAGGATCAGGAGTGGGCCAAGATTCTTTCTTTCAAGTATGTTCCTGGGGTTGAGAGCCAGGAAGTGCCATGGATTGCTCTGCTGGGCAAAGGTTCTTGCATATGGGATATTCTTAAGAAGGGAGCTCAGCTTGTTAGGAATGGTCTCTTCTGGATCTGTAACAATGGATCTGATGCTCtcttttggttggattcttgggatggtcaccctcccaTCCTATCTAGTTTCCCACAGCTTCTGCCTCTTTGCCAGATGTTCTCTGATGCTGGGTGGATTAAGGTGGAGCATTTTAAAACTGTTAAGCGTATGGGTCATCTGGAGGTGTCTTGCTGGAAGGATCCACAAGAGTGGCCGGTGGGTGGTTCTGAGGAGGATCGGGCAGCTTTGTGTAAGGTCTTGGAGGGCAGGCTTTGTAGCTCTCTGAAGGAGAGGGACAAATTGGCTTGGAGTCCTAGCCCAAAAGGTAATTATACTGTTGCTCAAGGCTATGCTATGCTTGATAGGAATTTACATGGTCCTGCTGAGGTGCCTTGGTGGAGAAAGGTCTGGAACAACTTTTCTTGGCCCAAGTGTAATTTCTTTTTATGGTTGGTTGCCCAGAGGAAATGTCTCACTTGGGAGAACCTTCGCAAAAGGGGGTTTCAGGGACCTTCCATTTGTGTTCTTTGTTTGAGCAGTGAAGAATGTTCTTCCCACTTGTTCTTCCACTGCCCCTACTCTCGTGAGATTTGGCACAGATGGTGGGAGGCTTGGCATCATGGTTGCATTCATGCTTCCTCTCTTATTGAGTTTTGGGAGAGTCTGGGCAGGCCTCCTGCGAAGACTCCTTTTCTTCAGGTGGCCTGGTTCATTGGGCCTAGTTTCATTCTTTGGAACCTTTGGCTGGAAAGGAACCGTAGAGTTTTTTGTGATTCCAGATTGGATAGTGGTCAACTGTGGACAAAGATTATCAGCAGGCTTCAGGAGACTATTCATGCTAAATGTGATATGTCTGTAAGTATTGATCCTGGGGATGTTACAGTCGTGCGAGATTTGAGCTTGGGTGTTAATAGTAGGGGTTGCTCTGCTAATATTATACCCCGTCGTGTCAAGAGACGGATCTGTCGTGATGGGAGATGGGCTCCTCCTCCTGATGGGGTCCTAAAGATTAATACGGATGGATCTTCTCGGGGGAATCCTGGGCATGCTGGTATTGGGGGTATTGGTAGAAGTAAAGATGGTGATGTTGTTTTTTGCTTCTCTGTCTACAAAGGGCTTTACTCTAATAACCTGATGGAGGCCCTGGCTATTAAGACTGCTGTTGAGCGAGGTTGCTCTCTTGGCTGGAGGAGAATTATCTGTGAGTCTGACTCTCAGATTGTTGTGGATATGTTGAACAACCAGAGGTTGGATGGTGTTAGTTGGCATTTAGCTTTGATGGTCAGACAGATTTTAAGTGTATGTAGCTCCTTGGAATCTGTCTCTTTCTGTCACATCCCTAGAGAATGGAATACCGTGGCTGACTGCTTGGCGAAGTGGGCCTCGGAGAAAGGGGATGGTTGGGATATTAGTGGTAGGGGTGAGTTACCTTCTGATTATCGAGGGATTTTGGAAAGAGCTTTAATGGAAGACAGGACTATGTAG